In Cervus elaphus chromosome 5, mCerEla1.1, whole genome shotgun sequence, the following proteins share a genomic window:
- the LOC122694291 gene encoding thymosin beta-4-like: MSDKPDMAEIEKFDKSKLKKMETQEKNPLPLKETIEQEKQAGES; encoded by the coding sequence ATGTCTGACAAGCCCGATATGGCGGAGATTGAGAAGTTCGATAAGtcgaaattgaagaaaatggaaacgCAAGAGAAAAACCCACTGCCTTTGAAAGAAACGATTGAACAGGAGAAGCAAGCAGGTGAGTCGTAA